The Gasterosteus aculeatus chromosome 12, fGasAcu3.hap1.1, whole genome shotgun sequence DNA window GCTGATTGCACAGAGGTGAGTTGCACAGCCAAACCCGCCGGCTGTGAGATTGTACGGCCTCCCTGCGATTTCGTTTGAGTGACGAGCAGAGTTCAAACCAAATACGAAACATCTTTATTACGTGTCTACGCCCATTGAGCGGTAATGCTCGGAAAATTGACTAAATGCACGTGCTTCTTCccccgtttcttcttcttcaggtacTTGCTGCAGTACCAGGAGCCAATACCCTGCGAGCAGTTGGTGACAGCGTTGTGTGACATCAAACAAGCATACACGCAGTTCGGAGGCAAGTTGCGCCGCTTGTTTTCCTCCCGGTGAATTCTACGTCTCCTTTGGTGGTCTAGACATCCACCACGTGCCTGTTCCGAGACGTCTGCCCTCAAAACGTGGTCACAAGCTCTTATAATTCTCCTTTTTGGAATTTGACTTCCTCTAACCGTGTGCTTTGTCTCGACAGGGAAGAGGCCGTTTGGTGTTTCTCTGCTCTACATGGGCTGGGACAAGCACTACGGCTTCCAGCTGTACCAGAGTGACCCAAGTGGCAACTACGGGGGCTGGAAGGCCACCTGCATCGGCAACAACAGCGCGGTAAGCTTGAAATTGTTTTGCTGTATTTGCATTAAACCTTTTATTCAACAGATGTTCTCATGGAAATATGATGTTTCCTGGCCGAAAAGCACCGATCACACACTTATTTCACATAAGTGGAACAACGGGCTTGAACGCCTCAGAATCACACTTGTGTGGTATTGGGGCGTTTGTCTCCAGTATTCCAATGGTCCTCGTCCTGTTTGTTAACCGTGTAAAAGAATCCAACTCACTCCAAGGAGAGAATGCAAAAACCTTAAATGCAcctccttcaaaataaagtgctGATTCGAGGAATGAAGTAATacaaaatagtaataataaaccCTCTGTACTTTCAGAGGTTGCAGCTTTTGGTAGTTGAATGAATTGGTTACACCCTGTGTAAAATGGCGTCATAAAGACAAATGCCCCAGTGTTCAATGAGGTGCattcatttatgtgtgtgtgtgtgtgtgtgtacgcaagCACACACAATCTTATTTCTTAGCGTGCTCTTCACTGTGTCCTTTGATGCTTGTCCTTTGGGCCTCAGGCGGCCGTGTCCATGCTGAAGCAGGACTTCAAAGAGGGCGAGATGAGTCTGTCCTCGGCGCTGGCGTTGGCCGTCAAAGTCCTCAACAAGACGATGGACGTCAGCAAGCTGTCAGCGGAGAAAGGTGGGATCCAAAGCTCCTAAACATCAGCCGCTGATGAGCTTCACCAGCTGCGGAGGACAATGAAACTAAAATACATGTTTATAtattatgtacattttatttactgaCGTTTTGCGAGTTAAATCCACATCatggtcatttttatttcacgCCTGCAGTGAAATGTATTAAGTCAGTTTGTGATCATTGCTGCAGGAATACAGTTGAGTTAGAAGGGGCTCTCATCTAGATGTACTAAAGTAATtatagtatataataataataagtttgtTATAGATGCACGTAGCTGAAGGTCTCTCTCTGACTCGTTTCAGTGGAAATCGCCACTCTGACACGAGAAGACGGGAAAACCAAAATCAAAGTGCTGAAGCAGAAGGAGGTCGAGGAACTCATCAAGAAGCACGAGGCCGAGGAGGCCAAATccgagaaggagaagaaggagaaggagcagagggagaaggacaAATGAGCAGAGCGAGACTCGTGTCCTTCCCTCCgctgttgttttgtcttttacatTAAAAGTTTGGAAACTGATGCTTGTGTCGTCTTTGTCCCAAAATGAAGCGTTTCTGTTAACAACTTTTTAGAATTGGATTTTGCactgataaaaataaatgtgatctGAATGAACTCTTCTTTCATATAACGAGCTGTTTGTTTAGTCTTTTATGTCTGTTAAAGTGGAAGAATAAGCGTTAAATTGAAGTCATGTTTCtagacaaaaaaaatcacaacgATGTTGATTATTTGATCAATAATCTCTTGAGTCTGTTTCTCTTCAAAGTGTCGTATCTCACATTGACCACTTGATGGCGACTAACCGTAACTTTCAGTTACTGTGGATCCAAAGTATTCGATGCAAGTTTCTCCCTTGAATACGCAGAATGTACTGCCCTTTGTtcacatatacatacagtagTGGCACCTAGAGGTAAATGTACTGCCTTTAGTACACATACAGAGTAGTTGTACACACATAATAGTTGTCCGTATCAAAATCTCATTTCGTGAATACTCACTTACAGGAACAGATTTAAAGAGTGAACTAAACTATGACCTCTTGACCCCGAAGCAGAACCCTCTCGATTTGACTCCGAACCGTGACATCGCCAGCGCTCATTGGTCCGTAGGGCCCGACGCCGTGAGGTCACAGCG harbors:
- the LOC120809301 gene encoding proteasome subunit alpha type-4; this encodes MSRRYDSRTTIFSPEGRLYQVEYAMEAIGHAGTCLGILANDGVLLAAERRNIHKLLDEVFFSEKIYKLNDDLACSVAGITSDANVLTNELRLIAQRYLLQYQEPIPCEQLVTALCDIKQAYTQFGGKRPFGVSLLYMGWDKHYGFQLYQSDPSGNYGGWKATCIGNNSAAAVSMLKQDFKEGEMSLSSALALAVKVLNKTMDVSKLSAEKVEIATLTREDGKTKIKVLKQKEVEELIKKHEAEEAKSEKEKKEKEQREKDK